A genomic window from Phoenix dactylifera cultivar Barhee BC4 chromosome 7, palm_55x_up_171113_PBpolish2nd_filt_p, whole genome shotgun sequence includes:
- the LOC103715198 gene encoding uncharacterized aarF domain-containing protein kinase 2 isoform X1, with amino-acid sequence MARFLAFGMIKKIGYSFRVDRVPCYSTIRSHRSPFIDGLSVSCRAFSRYKFPSRQNTSFTLCKAKENLNEINHVKKLAVLSASSSVRHHAQVAWKRLSMICFYRGIASPSVYRISCAMSLAVCRSHLIPSILAFIAGKMAMSKTAWADGEYIPSRNSLYTRAQDGHVYLTSLIFSIFECFILFLRAVYLAILFSPMIVMAPFADSFGMQYRKTWLRLVHRTLESAGPAFIKWGQWAATRPDLFPSDLCAELTKLHSKAPAHSFSYTKKTIEKAFSRKLNDVFENFEEEPVASGSVAQVHRASLRFRYPGQKVKNVVVAVKVRHPGVGESIRRDFMIINIVAKISTFVPALKWLRLDESVQQFAVFMMSQVDLAREAAHLSRFIYNFRRWKDVSFPKPLYPLVHPAVLVETYEHGESVSHFVDELEGHNRLKSALAHIGTHALLKMLLVDNFIHADMHPGNILVRVSQPQRTNKGLFKSRPHVVFLDVGMTAELSSNDRVNLLEFFKAVALRDGRTAAECTLRLSKQQNCPNPKAFIEEVEKSLTFWGTAEGDSVHPAECMHQLLEQVRRHKVNIDGNVCTVMVTTLVLEGWQRKLDPDYDVMQTLQTLLFRSDWAESLLYTIEGLMAP; translated from the exons ATGGCAAG GTTTTTGGCATTTGGAATGATCAAAAAAATTGGCTATTCTTTTCGAGTGGATCGAGTACCCTGCTATTCTACAATTCGCAGTCATAGATCACCTTTTATAGATGGTTTATCTGTCTCATGCAGAGCCTTTTCACGGTACAAGTTTCCTAGTAGACAAAACACTTCATTTACACTCTGTAAAGCTAAAGAAAACCTAAACGAGATCAACCATGTGAAGAAGCTAGCAGTCCTTTCAGCCAGCAGTTCAGTGAGACATCATGCCCAAGTTGCTTGGAAAAGGCTTTCCATGATATGCTTTTATAGAGGAATTGCCTCTCCGTCGGTCTATAGGATTTCTTGTGCCATGAGCTTGGCTGTTTGTAGATCTCATTTAATTCCCAGTATCCTTGCATTTATTGCGGGAAAGATGGCAATGAGTAAGACAGCATGGGCAGATGGGGAGTACATTCCATCTAGGAATTCCCTTTACACGCGGGCACAAGATGGCCATGTTTATCTCActtctttaattttttcaatttttgagtgttttattttatttctaagaGCAGTCTATTTGGCAATTCTATTCTCGCCTATGATAGTAATGGCTCCATTTGCAGACAGTTTTGGCATGCAGTATAGGAAAACATGGCTCCGTCTTGTCCATCGTACTTTAGAAAGTGCAGGTCCTGCATTTATAAAATGGGGTCAGTGGGCAGCTACACGCCCAGATCTCTTCCCTAGTGATCTTTGTGCCGAGTTGACAAAGCTCCACAGCAAAGCACCTGCACATAGCTTTTCCTACACCAAAAAAACCATTGAAAAAGCATTCAGTCGTAAGCTCAATGATGTTTTTGAGAATTTTGAGGAGGAACCTGTGGCATCAGGAAGTGTTGCTCAGGTACATAGAGCTTCTTTGAGATTTCGATATCCTGGTCAAAAGGTCAAGAATGTTGTAGTTGCTGTAAAAGTTAGACATCCTGGTGTTGGCGAGTCAATTAGGAGGGATTTCATGATCATTAATATAGTGGCCAAGATCTCCACATTCGTTCCTGCGTTGAAGTGGTTGCGCCTGGATGAAAGTGTGCAACAGTTTGCCGTTTTCATGATGTCTCAAGTTGATCTTGCAAGGGAAGCTGCCCATTTGAGCCGTTTCATTTACAACTTCCGCAGGTGGAAGGATGTTTCTTTCCCAAAGCCTCTTTATCCACTAGTGCATCCTGCTGTTTTGGTGGAGACATATGAGCATGGAGAAAGCGTTTCTCATTTTGTTGATGAGCTTGAAGGACATAATCGACTTAAAAGTGCCCTTGCTCACATCGGGACCCATGCACTCCTGAAGATGCTTCtg gtggACAATTTTATACATGCAGATATGCATCCTGGCAATATCCTCGTTCGAGTATCTCAACCCCAGCGGACAAATAAAGGGCTCTTTAAGTCAAGGCCTCATGTTGTTTTCCTTGATGTAGGCATGACTGCTGAGCTTTCCAGCAATGATCGTGTAAATTTGCTGGAGTTCTTCAAGGCTGTTGCTCTTAGGGATGGCCGTACTGCAGCAGAGTGCACCCTGAGGTTATCAAAACAACAAAATTGTCCAAATCCAAAGGCTTTTATAGAG GAAGTGGAGAAGTCACTAACTTTTTGGGGAACTGCCGAAGGTGACTCTGTTCACCCAGCTGAGTGCATGCATCAATTGCTTGAGCAAGTCCGACGCCATAAAGTCAACATCGACGGCAATGTTTGCACTGTAATGGTCACAACTTTGGTTCTTGAG
- the LOC103715198 gene encoding ABC1 family protein C21C3.03, mitochondrial isoform X2, producing MARFLAFGMIKKIGYSFRVDRVPCYSTIRSHRSPFIDGLSVSCRAFSRYKFPSRQNTSFTLCKAKENLNEINHVKKLAVLSASSSVRHHAQVAWKRLSMICFYRGIASPSVYRISCAMSLAVCRSHLIPSILAFIAGKMAMSKTAWADGEYIPSRNSLYTRAQDGHVYLTSLIFSIFECFILFLRAVYLAILFSPMIVMAPFADSFGMQYRKTWLRLVHRTLESAGPAFIKWGQWAATRPDLFPSDLCAELTKLHSKAPAHSFSYTKKTIEKAFSRKLNDVFENFEEEPVASGSVAQVHRASLRFRYPGQKVKNVVVAVKVRHPGVGESIRRDFMIINIVAKISTFVPALKWLRLDESVQQFAVFMMSQVDLAREAAHLSRFIYNFRRWKDVSFPKPLYPLVHPAVLVETYEHGESVSHFVDELEGHNRLKSALAHIGTHALLKMLLVDNFIHADMHPGNILVRVSQPQRTNKGLFKSRPHVVFLDVGMTAELSSNDRVNLLEFFKAVALRDGRTAAECTLRLSKQQNCPNPKAFIEDFKCWHVPCYFWHSVLGQYQVPDMSLGIEQRWLVLTCAGWMHVDTARCHIVPSQKGILMPFFSLLVFWNGMMCVSATWLCACHADQ from the exons ATGGCAAG GTTTTTGGCATTTGGAATGATCAAAAAAATTGGCTATTCTTTTCGAGTGGATCGAGTACCCTGCTATTCTACAATTCGCAGTCATAGATCACCTTTTATAGATGGTTTATCTGTCTCATGCAGAGCCTTTTCACGGTACAAGTTTCCTAGTAGACAAAACACTTCATTTACACTCTGTAAAGCTAAAGAAAACCTAAACGAGATCAACCATGTGAAGAAGCTAGCAGTCCTTTCAGCCAGCAGTTCAGTGAGACATCATGCCCAAGTTGCTTGGAAAAGGCTTTCCATGATATGCTTTTATAGAGGAATTGCCTCTCCGTCGGTCTATAGGATTTCTTGTGCCATGAGCTTGGCTGTTTGTAGATCTCATTTAATTCCCAGTATCCTTGCATTTATTGCGGGAAAGATGGCAATGAGTAAGACAGCATGGGCAGATGGGGAGTACATTCCATCTAGGAATTCCCTTTACACGCGGGCACAAGATGGCCATGTTTATCTCActtctttaattttttcaatttttgagtgttttattttatttctaagaGCAGTCTATTTGGCAATTCTATTCTCGCCTATGATAGTAATGGCTCCATTTGCAGACAGTTTTGGCATGCAGTATAGGAAAACATGGCTCCGTCTTGTCCATCGTACTTTAGAAAGTGCAGGTCCTGCATTTATAAAATGGGGTCAGTGGGCAGCTACACGCCCAGATCTCTTCCCTAGTGATCTTTGTGCCGAGTTGACAAAGCTCCACAGCAAAGCACCTGCACATAGCTTTTCCTACACCAAAAAAACCATTGAAAAAGCATTCAGTCGTAAGCTCAATGATGTTTTTGAGAATTTTGAGGAGGAACCTGTGGCATCAGGAAGTGTTGCTCAGGTACATAGAGCTTCTTTGAGATTTCGATATCCTGGTCAAAAGGTCAAGAATGTTGTAGTTGCTGTAAAAGTTAGACATCCTGGTGTTGGCGAGTCAATTAGGAGGGATTTCATGATCATTAATATAGTGGCCAAGATCTCCACATTCGTTCCTGCGTTGAAGTGGTTGCGCCTGGATGAAAGTGTGCAACAGTTTGCCGTTTTCATGATGTCTCAAGTTGATCTTGCAAGGGAAGCTGCCCATTTGAGCCGTTTCATTTACAACTTCCGCAGGTGGAAGGATGTTTCTTTCCCAAAGCCTCTTTATCCACTAGTGCATCCTGCTGTTTTGGTGGAGACATATGAGCATGGAGAAAGCGTTTCTCATTTTGTTGATGAGCTTGAAGGACATAATCGACTTAAAAGTGCCCTTGCTCACATCGGGACCCATGCACTCCTGAAGATGCTTCtg gtggACAATTTTATACATGCAGATATGCATCCTGGCAATATCCTCGTTCGAGTATCTCAACCCCAGCGGACAAATAAAGGGCTCTTTAAGTCAAGGCCTCATGTTGTTTTCCTTGATGTAGGCATGACTGCTGAGCTTTCCAGCAATGATCGTGTAAATTTGCTGGAGTTCTTCAAGGCTGTTGCTCTTAGGGATGGCCGTACTGCAGCAGAGTGCACCCTGAGGTTATCAAAACAACAAAATTGTCCAAATCCAAAGGCTTTTATAGAG GATTTCAAGTGCTGGCATGTGCCATGCTATTTTTGGCACTCAGTACTGGGTCAGTACCAAGTACCAGACATGTCGCTTGGTATTGAGCAGAGATGGCTTGTATTGACTTGTGCTGGTTGGATGCATGTTGACACAGCTCGGTGTCACATAGTACCAAGTCAAAAAGGAATCCTGAtgccttttttttcccttttagtGTTTTGGAATGGCATGATGTGTGTGAGCGCAACATGGTTATGTGCATGCCATGCTGATCAATAG
- the LOC103715198 gene encoding ABC1 family protein C21C3.03, mitochondrial isoform X4 gives MARFLAFGMIKKIGYSFRVDRVPCYSTIRSHRSPFIDGLSVSCRAFSRYKFPSRQNTSFTLCKAKENLNEINHVKKLAVLSASSSVRHHAQVAWKRLSMICFYRGIASPSVYRISCAMSLAVCRSHLIPSILAFIAGKMAMSKTAWADGEYIPSRNSLYTRAQDGHVYLTSLIFSIFECFILFLRAVYLAILFSPMIVMAPFADSFGMQYRKTWLRLVHRTLESAGPAFIKWGQWAATRPDLFPSDLCAELTKLHSKAPAHSFSYTKKTIEKAFSRKLNDVFENFEEEPVASGSVAQVHRASLRFRYPGQKVKNVVVAVKVRHPGVGESIRRDFMIINIVAKISTFVPALKWLRLDESVQQFAVFMMSQVDLAREAAHLSRFIYNFRRWKDVSFPKPLYPLVHPAVLVETYEHGESVSHFVDELEGHNRLKSALAHIGTHALLKMLLVDNFIHADMHPGNILVRVSQPQRTNKGLFKSRPHVVFLDVGMTAELSSNDRVNLLEFFKAVALRDGRTAAECTLRLSKQQNCPNPKAFIEKGCAFEEDEIGGKSE, from the exons ATGGCAAG GTTTTTGGCATTTGGAATGATCAAAAAAATTGGCTATTCTTTTCGAGTGGATCGAGTACCCTGCTATTCTACAATTCGCAGTCATAGATCACCTTTTATAGATGGTTTATCTGTCTCATGCAGAGCCTTTTCACGGTACAAGTTTCCTAGTAGACAAAACACTTCATTTACACTCTGTAAAGCTAAAGAAAACCTAAACGAGATCAACCATGTGAAGAAGCTAGCAGTCCTTTCAGCCAGCAGTTCAGTGAGACATCATGCCCAAGTTGCTTGGAAAAGGCTTTCCATGATATGCTTTTATAGAGGAATTGCCTCTCCGTCGGTCTATAGGATTTCTTGTGCCATGAGCTTGGCTGTTTGTAGATCTCATTTAATTCCCAGTATCCTTGCATTTATTGCGGGAAAGATGGCAATGAGTAAGACAGCATGGGCAGATGGGGAGTACATTCCATCTAGGAATTCCCTTTACACGCGGGCACAAGATGGCCATGTTTATCTCActtctttaattttttcaatttttgagtgttttattttatttctaagaGCAGTCTATTTGGCAATTCTATTCTCGCCTATGATAGTAATGGCTCCATTTGCAGACAGTTTTGGCATGCAGTATAGGAAAACATGGCTCCGTCTTGTCCATCGTACTTTAGAAAGTGCAGGTCCTGCATTTATAAAATGGGGTCAGTGGGCAGCTACACGCCCAGATCTCTTCCCTAGTGATCTTTGTGCCGAGTTGACAAAGCTCCACAGCAAAGCACCTGCACATAGCTTTTCCTACACCAAAAAAACCATTGAAAAAGCATTCAGTCGTAAGCTCAATGATGTTTTTGAGAATTTTGAGGAGGAACCTGTGGCATCAGGAAGTGTTGCTCAGGTACATAGAGCTTCTTTGAGATTTCGATATCCTGGTCAAAAGGTCAAGAATGTTGTAGTTGCTGTAAAAGTTAGACATCCTGGTGTTGGCGAGTCAATTAGGAGGGATTTCATGATCATTAATATAGTGGCCAAGATCTCCACATTCGTTCCTGCGTTGAAGTGGTTGCGCCTGGATGAAAGTGTGCAACAGTTTGCCGTTTTCATGATGTCTCAAGTTGATCTTGCAAGGGAAGCTGCCCATTTGAGCCGTTTCATTTACAACTTCCGCAGGTGGAAGGATGTTTCTTTCCCAAAGCCTCTTTATCCACTAGTGCATCCTGCTGTTTTGGTGGAGACATATGAGCATGGAGAAAGCGTTTCTCATTTTGTTGATGAGCTTGAAGGACATAATCGACTTAAAAGTGCCCTTGCTCACATCGGGACCCATGCACTCCTGAAGATGCTTCtg gtggACAATTTTATACATGCAGATATGCATCCTGGCAATATCCTCGTTCGAGTATCTCAACCCCAGCGGACAAATAAAGGGCTCTTTAAGTCAAGGCCTCATGTTGTTTTCCTTGATGTAGGCATGACTGCTGAGCTTTCCAGCAATGATCGTGTAAATTTGCTGGAGTTCTTCAAGGCTGTTGCTCTTAGGGATGGCCGTACTGCAGCAGAGTGCACCCTGAGGTTATCAAAACAACAAAATTGTCCAAATCCAAAGGCTTTTATAGAG AAGGGATGTGCGTTTGAAGAGGACGAGATAGGTGGGAAGTCAGAATAA
- the LOC103715198 gene encoding ABC1 family protein C21C3.03, mitochondrial isoform X5 produces MARFLAFGMIKKIGYSFRVDRVPCYSTIRSHRSPFIDGLSVSCRAFSRYKFPSRQNTSFTLCKAKENLNEINHVKKLAVLSASSSVRHHAQVAWKRLSMICFYRGIASPSVYRISCAMSLAVCRSHLIPSILAFIAGKMAMSKTAWADGEYIPSRNSLYTRAQDGHVYLTSLIFSIFECFILFLRAVYLAILFSPMIVMAPFADSFGMQYRKTWLRLVHRTLESAGPAFIKWGQWAATRPDLFPSDLCAELTKLHSKAPAHSFSYTKKTIEKAFSRKLNDVFENFEEEPVASGSVAQVHRASLRFRYPGQKVKNVVVAVKVRHPGVGESIRRDFMIINIVAKISTFVPALKWLRLDESVQQFAVFMMSQVDLAREAAHLSRFIYNFRRWKDVSFPKPLYPLVHPAVLVETYEHGESVSHFVDELEGHNRLKSALAHIGTHALLKMLLVDNFIHADMHPGNILVRVSQPQRTNKGLFKSRPHVVFLDVGMTAELSSNDRVNLLEFFKAVALRDGRTAAECTLRLSKQQNCPNPKAFIEGCAFEEDEIGGKSE; encoded by the exons ATGGCAAG GTTTTTGGCATTTGGAATGATCAAAAAAATTGGCTATTCTTTTCGAGTGGATCGAGTACCCTGCTATTCTACAATTCGCAGTCATAGATCACCTTTTATAGATGGTTTATCTGTCTCATGCAGAGCCTTTTCACGGTACAAGTTTCCTAGTAGACAAAACACTTCATTTACACTCTGTAAAGCTAAAGAAAACCTAAACGAGATCAACCATGTGAAGAAGCTAGCAGTCCTTTCAGCCAGCAGTTCAGTGAGACATCATGCCCAAGTTGCTTGGAAAAGGCTTTCCATGATATGCTTTTATAGAGGAATTGCCTCTCCGTCGGTCTATAGGATTTCTTGTGCCATGAGCTTGGCTGTTTGTAGATCTCATTTAATTCCCAGTATCCTTGCATTTATTGCGGGAAAGATGGCAATGAGTAAGACAGCATGGGCAGATGGGGAGTACATTCCATCTAGGAATTCCCTTTACACGCGGGCACAAGATGGCCATGTTTATCTCActtctttaattttttcaatttttgagtgttttattttatttctaagaGCAGTCTATTTGGCAATTCTATTCTCGCCTATGATAGTAATGGCTCCATTTGCAGACAGTTTTGGCATGCAGTATAGGAAAACATGGCTCCGTCTTGTCCATCGTACTTTAGAAAGTGCAGGTCCTGCATTTATAAAATGGGGTCAGTGGGCAGCTACACGCCCAGATCTCTTCCCTAGTGATCTTTGTGCCGAGTTGACAAAGCTCCACAGCAAAGCACCTGCACATAGCTTTTCCTACACCAAAAAAACCATTGAAAAAGCATTCAGTCGTAAGCTCAATGATGTTTTTGAGAATTTTGAGGAGGAACCTGTGGCATCAGGAAGTGTTGCTCAGGTACATAGAGCTTCTTTGAGATTTCGATATCCTGGTCAAAAGGTCAAGAATGTTGTAGTTGCTGTAAAAGTTAGACATCCTGGTGTTGGCGAGTCAATTAGGAGGGATTTCATGATCATTAATATAGTGGCCAAGATCTCCACATTCGTTCCTGCGTTGAAGTGGTTGCGCCTGGATGAAAGTGTGCAACAGTTTGCCGTTTTCATGATGTCTCAAGTTGATCTTGCAAGGGAAGCTGCCCATTTGAGCCGTTTCATTTACAACTTCCGCAGGTGGAAGGATGTTTCTTTCCCAAAGCCTCTTTATCCACTAGTGCATCCTGCTGTTTTGGTGGAGACATATGAGCATGGAGAAAGCGTTTCTCATTTTGTTGATGAGCTTGAAGGACATAATCGACTTAAAAGTGCCCTTGCTCACATCGGGACCCATGCACTCCTGAAGATGCTTCtg gtggACAATTTTATACATGCAGATATGCATCCTGGCAATATCCTCGTTCGAGTATCTCAACCCCAGCGGACAAATAAAGGGCTCTTTAAGTCAAGGCCTCATGTTGTTTTCCTTGATGTAGGCATGACTGCTGAGCTTTCCAGCAATGATCGTGTAAATTTGCTGGAGTTCTTCAAGGCTGTTGCTCTTAGGGATGGCCGTACTGCAGCAGAGTGCACCCTGAGGTTATCAAAACAACAAAATTGTCCAAATCCAAAGGCTTTTATAGAG GGATGTGCGTTTGAAGAGGACGAGATAGGTGGGAAGTCAGAATAA
- the LOC103715198 gene encoding probable serine/threonine-protein kinase abkC isoform X6 yields MARFLAFGMIKKIGYSFRVDRVPCYSTIRSHRSPFIDGLSVSCRAFSRYKFPSRQNTSFTLCKAKENLNEINHVKKLAVLSASSSVRHHAQVAWKRLSMICFYRGIASPSVYRISCAMSLAVCRSHLIPSILAFIAGKMAMSKTAWADGEYIPSRNSLYTRAQDGHVYLTSLIFSIFECFILFLRAVYLAILFSPMIVMAPFADSFGMQYRKTWLRLVHRTLESAGPAFIKWGQWAATRPDLFPSDLCAELTKLHSKAPAHSFSYTKKTIEKAFSRKLNDVFENFEEEPVASGSVAQVHRASLRFRYPGQKVKNVVVAVKVRHPGVGESIRRDFMIINIVAKISTFVPALKWLRLDESVQQFAVFMMSQVDLAREAAHLSRFIYNFRRWKDVSFPKPLYPLVHPAVLVETYEHGESVSHFVDELEGHNRLKSALAHIGTHALLKMLLVDNFIHADMHPGNILVRVSQPQRTNKGLFKSRPHVVFLDVGMTAELSSNDRVNLLEFFKAVALRDGRTAAECTLRLSKQQNCPNPKAFIEFCC; encoded by the exons ATGGCAAG GTTTTTGGCATTTGGAATGATCAAAAAAATTGGCTATTCTTTTCGAGTGGATCGAGTACCCTGCTATTCTACAATTCGCAGTCATAGATCACCTTTTATAGATGGTTTATCTGTCTCATGCAGAGCCTTTTCACGGTACAAGTTTCCTAGTAGACAAAACACTTCATTTACACTCTGTAAAGCTAAAGAAAACCTAAACGAGATCAACCATGTGAAGAAGCTAGCAGTCCTTTCAGCCAGCAGTTCAGTGAGACATCATGCCCAAGTTGCTTGGAAAAGGCTTTCCATGATATGCTTTTATAGAGGAATTGCCTCTCCGTCGGTCTATAGGATTTCTTGTGCCATGAGCTTGGCTGTTTGTAGATCTCATTTAATTCCCAGTATCCTTGCATTTATTGCGGGAAAGATGGCAATGAGTAAGACAGCATGGGCAGATGGGGAGTACATTCCATCTAGGAATTCCCTTTACACGCGGGCACAAGATGGCCATGTTTATCTCActtctttaattttttcaatttttgagtgttttattttatttctaagaGCAGTCTATTTGGCAATTCTATTCTCGCCTATGATAGTAATGGCTCCATTTGCAGACAGTTTTGGCATGCAGTATAGGAAAACATGGCTCCGTCTTGTCCATCGTACTTTAGAAAGTGCAGGTCCTGCATTTATAAAATGGGGTCAGTGGGCAGCTACACGCCCAGATCTCTTCCCTAGTGATCTTTGTGCCGAGTTGACAAAGCTCCACAGCAAAGCACCTGCACATAGCTTTTCCTACACCAAAAAAACCATTGAAAAAGCATTCAGTCGTAAGCTCAATGATGTTTTTGAGAATTTTGAGGAGGAACCTGTGGCATCAGGAAGTGTTGCTCAGGTACATAGAGCTTCTTTGAGATTTCGATATCCTGGTCAAAAGGTCAAGAATGTTGTAGTTGCTGTAAAAGTTAGACATCCTGGTGTTGGCGAGTCAATTAGGAGGGATTTCATGATCATTAATATAGTGGCCAAGATCTCCACATTCGTTCCTGCGTTGAAGTGGTTGCGCCTGGATGAAAGTGTGCAACAGTTTGCCGTTTTCATGATGTCTCAAGTTGATCTTGCAAGGGAAGCTGCCCATTTGAGCCGTTTCATTTACAACTTCCGCAGGTGGAAGGATGTTTCTTTCCCAAAGCCTCTTTATCCACTAGTGCATCCTGCTGTTTTGGTGGAGACATATGAGCATGGAGAAAGCGTTTCTCATTTTGTTGATGAGCTTGAAGGACATAATCGACTTAAAAGTGCCCTTGCTCACATCGGGACCCATGCACTCCTGAAGATGCTTCtg gtggACAATTTTATACATGCAGATATGCATCCTGGCAATATCCTCGTTCGAGTATCTCAACCCCAGCGGACAAATAAAGGGCTCTTTAAGTCAAGGCCTCATGTTGTTTTCCTTGATGTAGGCATGACTGCTGAGCTTTCCAGCAATGATCGTGTAAATTTGCTGGAGTTCTTCAAGGCTGTTGCTCTTAGGGATGGCCGTACTGCAGCAGAGTGCACCCTGAGGTTATCAAAACAACAAAATTGTCCAAATCCAAAGGCTTTTATAGAG TTTTGCTGTTAG
- the LOC103715198 gene encoding uncharacterized aarF domain-containing protein kinase 2 isoform X3, whose translation MARFLAFGMIKKIGYSFRVDRVPCYSTIRSHRSPFIDGLSVSCRAFSRYKFPSRQNTSFTLCKAKENLNEINHVKKLAVLSASSSVRHHAQVAWKRLSMICFYRGIASPSVYRISCAMSLAVCRSHLIPSILAFIAGKMAMSKTAWADGEYIPSRNSLYTRAQDGHVYLTSLIFSIFECFILFLRAVYLAILFSPMIVMAPFADSFGMQYRKTWLRLVHRTLESAGPAFIKWGQWAATRPDLFPSDLCAELTKLHSKAPAHSFSYTKKTIEKAFSRKLNDVFENFEEEPVASGSVAQVHRASLRFRYPGQKVKNVVVAVKVRHPGVGESIRRDFMIINIVAKISTFVPALKWLRLDESVQQFAVFMMSQVDLAREAAHLSRFIYNFRRWKDVSFPKPLYPLVHPAVLVETYEHGESVSHFVDELEGHNRLKSALAHIGTHALLKMLLVDNFIHADMHPGNILVRVSQPQRTNKGLFKSRPHVVFLDVGMTAELSSNDRVNLLEFFKAVALRDGRTAAECTLRLSKQQNCPNPKAFIEEVEKSLTFWGTAEGDSVHPAECMHQLLEQVRRHKVNIDGNVCTVMVTTLVLEEQILVKWF comes from the exons ATGGCAAG GTTTTTGGCATTTGGAATGATCAAAAAAATTGGCTATTCTTTTCGAGTGGATCGAGTACCCTGCTATTCTACAATTCGCAGTCATAGATCACCTTTTATAGATGGTTTATCTGTCTCATGCAGAGCCTTTTCACGGTACAAGTTTCCTAGTAGACAAAACACTTCATTTACACTCTGTAAAGCTAAAGAAAACCTAAACGAGATCAACCATGTGAAGAAGCTAGCAGTCCTTTCAGCCAGCAGTTCAGTGAGACATCATGCCCAAGTTGCTTGGAAAAGGCTTTCCATGATATGCTTTTATAGAGGAATTGCCTCTCCGTCGGTCTATAGGATTTCTTGTGCCATGAGCTTGGCTGTTTGTAGATCTCATTTAATTCCCAGTATCCTTGCATTTATTGCGGGAAAGATGGCAATGAGTAAGACAGCATGGGCAGATGGGGAGTACATTCCATCTAGGAATTCCCTTTACACGCGGGCACAAGATGGCCATGTTTATCTCActtctttaattttttcaatttttgagtgttttattttatttctaagaGCAGTCTATTTGGCAATTCTATTCTCGCCTATGATAGTAATGGCTCCATTTGCAGACAGTTTTGGCATGCAGTATAGGAAAACATGGCTCCGTCTTGTCCATCGTACTTTAGAAAGTGCAGGTCCTGCATTTATAAAATGGGGTCAGTGGGCAGCTACACGCCCAGATCTCTTCCCTAGTGATCTTTGTGCCGAGTTGACAAAGCTCCACAGCAAAGCACCTGCACATAGCTTTTCCTACACCAAAAAAACCATTGAAAAAGCATTCAGTCGTAAGCTCAATGATGTTTTTGAGAATTTTGAGGAGGAACCTGTGGCATCAGGAAGTGTTGCTCAGGTACATAGAGCTTCTTTGAGATTTCGATATCCTGGTCAAAAGGTCAAGAATGTTGTAGTTGCTGTAAAAGTTAGACATCCTGGTGTTGGCGAGTCAATTAGGAGGGATTTCATGATCATTAATATAGTGGCCAAGATCTCCACATTCGTTCCTGCGTTGAAGTGGTTGCGCCTGGATGAAAGTGTGCAACAGTTTGCCGTTTTCATGATGTCTCAAGTTGATCTTGCAAGGGAAGCTGCCCATTTGAGCCGTTTCATTTACAACTTCCGCAGGTGGAAGGATGTTTCTTTCCCAAAGCCTCTTTATCCACTAGTGCATCCTGCTGTTTTGGTGGAGACATATGAGCATGGAGAAAGCGTTTCTCATTTTGTTGATGAGCTTGAAGGACATAATCGACTTAAAAGTGCCCTTGCTCACATCGGGACCCATGCACTCCTGAAGATGCTTCtg gtggACAATTTTATACATGCAGATATGCATCCTGGCAATATCCTCGTTCGAGTATCTCAACCCCAGCGGACAAATAAAGGGCTCTTTAAGTCAAGGCCTCATGTTGTTTTCCTTGATGTAGGCATGACTGCTGAGCTTTCCAGCAATGATCGTGTAAATTTGCTGGAGTTCTTCAAGGCTGTTGCTCTTAGGGATGGCCGTACTGCAGCAGAGTGCACCCTGAGGTTATCAAAACAACAAAATTGTCCAAATCCAAAGGCTTTTATAGAG GAAGTGGAGAAGTCACTAACTTTTTGGGGAACTGCCGAAGGTGACTCTGTTCACCCAGCTGAGTGCATGCATCAATTGCTTGAGCAAGTCCGACGCCATAAAGTCAACATCGACGGCAATGTTTGCACTGTAATGGTCACAACTTTGGTTCTTGAG GAGCAGATCTTGGTTAAATGGT